The stretch of DNA TGCGGTGGATACCGCGGATGACCTGGCGCTCTCGAAAGCCGTGGCGCGTTACTACTTCAAGCTGCTCGCCTACAAGGACGAGTACGAAGTGGCGCGGCTGTACAGCGAGCCGGAGTTTCGCCAGCAGCTCGAGGCGCAGTTCGAAGGCGACTACAAGCTGCAGTTCCACCTGGCACCGGCCTGGCTGGCCAAACGCGACAGCACCACTGGCGAGCCGCGCAAGCGTGAACTCGGGCCTTGGGTGCTGAATGCGTTCAACGTGCTGGCCAAGCTGAAGTTCCTGCGTGGCACGCCGTTGGACGTGTTCGGCTACGGCCATGACCGCCGTGTGGAGCGCGAGTTGATCAGCGAGTACGAGCGCAACCTCGACAGACTGCTGGCGCAACTCAAGCCGAGCAACTACCGCACCGCCGTAGCCATCGCTGCGCTGCCCGAACTGATCCGTGGCTACGGCCCGGTGAAGGAGCGCTCCATCGCCAAGGCCCGCCAGCAGGAGAAGCTACTCAAGGAGCAGCTGAACCGCGGCGACGAGGTGCAGACCGTACGGTTGTTCGAGCCCGCGGCGTGACGCGTAGCGCTACGGAGTCGGGCGGGCAGGGCGGCGTCCGCTTTAGCCCGCCGGGGTTTCGTGTATTGGTGGGCTAAAGCCCACCCTACAGCAGCAGTCCGAGTGGCGCGGCCGTAGGGTGGGCTTCAGCCCACCGGTTTCTGGACGTACGGCCGTCGCCCGGCCTGCAAACGCAAGCGCGTATGCAGACAGAACATATGAAGGAGCCTGGTAACAGAGCTCCCGAACAGAATAACAACAGAGGAATTCGCAAATGTCCGTTTTCACCCATCCCGATTTCGATGGCCACGAACAAGTGGTGTTCTGCCATGACAAGGCATCGGGTCTGCGCGCCATCATCGCCATCCATGACACCACGCTCGGTCCGGCGTTGGGTGGCTGCCGCATGTTTCCCTACGCCAGCGACGACGATGCCGTGCGCGACGTGCTGCGTCTGTCTCGCGGCATGACACTGAAATCGTCCTTGGCCGGTCTCAAACTCGGTGGCGGCAAGGCGGTGATCATCGGTGACCCGCATACCGGCAAGAGCCAGGCCCTGCTGCATGCCATGGGCGATTTCGTCGACAGCCTCGGTGGTCGCTACATCACGGCGGCCGATTCGGGCACTGGCGAGCCGGAGATGCAGGCCTTCGCCCAGCGCACCCGCCATGTCATCGGCGCTACACCACGCACCACACTAGACGGCAGCATCGCCAGCGGCGACCCGTCGCCGTCCACCGCGCTCGGTGTATTCGTCGGCCTGCGTGAAGCCGTGCGCCAGCGCTTCGGTCGGGGTGATCTGCAGGGGTTGAAAGTTGCGATCCAGGGTGTCGGCCATGTCGGGCTCGGTCTGGCCCGCCACCTCAAACAAGCCGGCGCCGAGCTGTGGGTCTGCGACATCTTCGATGCCAACGTGCGGCAGGCCGTCGAAGAGCTGGGTGCCAACGCCGTGCGCCCGCACGACATCTACGGCCTGGATGTGGACGTGTTCGCGCCCTGCGCCATGGGCGGCATTCTCAACGCCGAGACCCTTCAGCACCTGCGTGCGCCGGTCATCGCCGGTGCCGCGAACAACCAGCTGGCGAGCCCGGAGATCGGCGTCGAGCTGCAGCGTCGCAATCATTTGTACGCGCCGGATTATGCGATCAACGCCGGCGGCATCATCGATGTGTATTACCAGCGGGTGGGTGGCAACGCGGCGCAGATCGATGCGCACGTCAAAGGCATCGCCGACACGCTGCGTGAGATCTTCAACCGTGCCGCGGCCAGTGGCGAGCCGACCTCGATCATTGCGGACCGGCTAGCCCTGGAGCGGCTTCAGGACGGTGAGCGTGTCGGGCAGCCTAGCGAGCAACGGCTGCACGCATAAGCGTCGGGCGGCCTGTGCCGCCCGTTCTATTTGGCGCGAAGCCGTACTGCCAAGCCCTTAGCGGAAACAGCGAACGGACCGCACAGCCAATCCAGGCTCAGACGGCCCTTTAGCTCGTTTTCGCGGTACACCCCACCAACATCAGCCTGACAAAAACAACAAGCAGGAATCCGCAATGACTGACAAAAGCAGCCTCGCCGCCGGTACGCTCGGTGGCGCCTCCGTCCGAACTCAGCAAAGCGCGGCGCGCGGCCTCTGGTCCTCGCGCTGGGTGTTCTTCCTGGCCGCCACCGGGTCGGCGGTCGGCCTGGGCAATATCTGGAAATTCCCCTACATCACCGGCGAAAACGGCGGTGGCGCCTTTGTGCTGGTCTATCTCGGCTGCATTCTGTTGATC from Pseudomonas sp. DNDY-54 encodes:
- a CDS encoding Glu/Leu/Phe/Val dehydrogenase dimerization domain-containing protein, with the protein product MSVFTHPDFDGHEQVVFCHDKASGLRAIIAIHDTTLGPALGGCRMFPYASDDDAVRDVLRLSRGMTLKSSLAGLKLGGGKAVIIGDPHTGKSQALLHAMGDFVDSLGGRYITAADSGTGEPEMQAFAQRTRHVIGATPRTTLDGSIASGDPSPSTALGVFVGLREAVRQRFGRGDLQGLKVAIQGVGHVGLGLARHLKQAGAELWVCDIFDANVRQAVEELGANAVRPHDIYGLDVDVFAPCAMGGILNAETLQHLRAPVIAGAANNQLASPEIGVELQRRNHLYAPDYAINAGGIIDVYYQRVGGNAAQIDAHVKGIADTLREIFNRAAASGEPTSIIADRLALERLQDGERVGQPSEQRLHA